A single Venturia canescens isolate UGA chromosome 1, ASM1945775v1, whole genome shotgun sequence DNA region contains:
- the Ubr1 gene encoding E3 ubiquitin-protein ligase UBR2 → MSTEQMQTESHRNMGDVELSPVLPVFPNSSKPCVNVWMDKMSKGILSSTHFKEHWRIWVPKIYSPEPNGNCLDWSFDEDEAQKMLYHTLKEFICNGDPREVLNQLRQMDNPPSVCGRVFKMGEPTYFCRECGMDPTCVLCVDCFKESVHPNHKYKMGTSGGGGCCDCGDAEAWKKEPFCKTHLLGTQSKESASKKLPEDIAMRAVATFEAVLKYCYELLTLEHSPGLPPDLQVKETDEDPLSLLGTTDTYCTVLFNDETHTFEQVISTLTKVIKCSQKDAIEFVTNIDRDGRAVVKCSDFQHCNELKSDVERFTSRHNNRPLKVLVVHAHVVAHQIFAMKLLGWLQQFISLCEGFRIIFSDVALNTKAGEVAIVAGILMRDSQLWKSARTAWHRLFISGMLMEYESKKALAIVFTNNYGPVMKDFIRDDHDHSFSITSLSVQLFTVPTLAHHLIAHHDVLFILLNTFISESSRKCNSAGKLEFERNTPNTSFKRAQYILYDLRYLLTSKPDTWTDELRRGFLQGISLLLTFLCSMQWMDAVLRQVGQHMEYEPEWESAFNLHIKLSPVISLALEWCGSDRIALIKAFRLVLRKLSEQLGNDPGPGQLREIADHSATCLQYDVASEPVSIHLPLSRFLAGLFLYLEKHDLHFQSNELTIRNRPTPEQIIEPVLRAQAMISQVHAGMWRRNGYSLLNQLYFYHNVRCRTEMLDRDIILLQVGASLIESNEFLIHVLNKFNLINWADPEFETNSLKNPEEDSTRQTINLVEEFLGLLITIIGERHVPGIGQVSADDRLKKEIIQQLCIKPLSHSELNKTLPDGIHHETGLERVIDDVAEFKKPSQTSAGKGVYELKPHLFAEYNVFFYHYTKEELSRSEEAQRTRRKTMGELECCPPPKLPKLTESFSFVANLLQCDVMLHIMQTVLERALNLRARTFSEPQVHKILHLIGYALQEEESGNYPFFIFTERAQKWKIYKLLEDLSTSPRIDAHKDLLTWILGKYRQVAGSSVSGSESSETTAETATAASSSSPQSEPRGDADLAKTSKEWRTKMAAQKRAKVMAQMAAMQKHFMRKNATLFQEISLDLGKNNDRGSWMDLTECTEETPAPVGLRQTARVLEEKTHTCILCQEDQAVTVSGKAMVLAAFVQQSTVLCQTRMNTEEPNPLYLSSKLGASPHTSTCGHVMHADCWQKYSDNVLVRETRRPYRLRQLASFDVEEFEYLCPLCECLSNTVLPLLPALGTIRPTETDEADMDFETWLKAMRIILEYSTTASKNDEIDESQCSHDESKCRYCDEMKSQSLELTDEGTSEDIGERKKIICPIKVVCAHMSEATGRALESMYKSHDPGLSEQLITMIHLFAKAPYIKGRGIANRISRDEDPRVPLLAWKSTAYTVHAIEFMLRDTEKPLFGALSSRQRDSLECLARISAVLGSTWPSNNQGFVSARGTDAINLLSMILSKSSNECFLDWDPFGILIPLMMSLPNLLNTSQTEPASVVTGGSREAHVLKLVFIMMIAKILATSDFAVCEAMDVDMPEESEETTTSSSSQGCEAIVSLMDVMGLKTGGLTFSQIWQIVKEAALPFLRCCALYFHYVTDVPAPAVLTDKGGDTYENICAYLGLPASCNELLDSDTVRELAKGWMEHPNSRSTTAVKEPLRVNRLVPLPDDYSELINTVSLFTCPNSDREDSRNPTMCLVCGEMLCSQSYCCQTELNKTMVGACTYHASKCGTGVGVFLRVRECEILFLRSPNRGAFVCPPYLDEYGETDQGLRRGNPLKLCTEKYKQLNQKWLGHGLHEAIARAIEASSNHMSTQWQHL, encoded by the coding sequence ATGAGCACGGAGCAAATGCAGACAGAGTCCCATAGGAACATGGGTGATGTCGAGCTCTCGCCCGTTCTTCCGGTGTTTCCAAATTCGAGCAAGCCCTGCGTCAACGTATGGATGGACAAGATGAGCAAGGGCATACTGAGTTCTACTCATTTCAAGGAACACTGGAGAATATGGGTACCAAAAATCTACAGTCCAGAGCCCAATGGTAATTGTTTGGACTGGAGTTTCGACGAAGATGAAGCACAGAAGATGCTGTACCATACACTGAAGGAGTTTATATGCAACGGTGATCCTCGCGAAGTCCTTAACCAATTGCGACAAATGGACAATCCACCTTCGGTGTGCGGACGAGTTTTTAAAATGGGGGAGCCAACGTATTTTTGCCGTGAGTGCGGTATGGATCCGACGTGCGTTCTGTGCGTCGATTGTTTCAAGGAGTCTGTGCATCCGAATCACAAATACAAAATGGGAACGTCCGGAGGAGGAGGTTGTTGTGACTGCGGCGATGCCGAAGCTTGGAAAAAGGAGCCGTTCTGTAAAACTCATCTTCTCGGTACGCAGTCTAAGGAATCTGCGAGTAAAAAATTACCGGAAGACATAGCTATGAGAGCAGTTGCGACATTCGAAGCCGTTCTTAAATATTGTTACGAGCTATTGACTCTGGAACATTCACCTGGTTTACCACCCGATCTACAAGTGAAAGAAACTGACGAGGACCCGCTCTCGCTTCTCGGTACAACCGACACATATTGCACTGTCCTATTCAACGACGAGACACACACATTTGAGCAAGTTATAAGTACGTTGACGAAAGTAATAAAATGTTCGCAAAAAGATGCGATCGAGTTCGTCACGAATATCGATCGGGATGGTCGAGCTGTCGTCAAGTGTTCTGATTTTCAACACTGTAACGAGCTCAAATCGGACGTCGAAAGATTTACATCGAGGCACAATAATCGGCCTCTCAAAGTTTTAGTCGTACATGCTCACGTAGTAGCACACCAGATATTCGCAATGAAATTGCTCGGTTGGCTTCAACAATTCATAAGCCTCTGCGAGGGTTTCCGAATAATATTCAGCGACGTTGCACTCAATACGAAAGCCGGTGAAGTCGCGATAGTCGCAGGAATATTAATGCGGGACTCACAATTGTGGAAATCAGCGAGGACTGCCTGGCACAGATTATTCATTTCAGGCATGCTCATGGAATACGAGAGTAAAAAAGCACTCGCTATTGTTTTCACAAACAATTATGGACCCGTTATGAAAGACTTTATTCGGGATGATCACGATCACTCGTTCTCTATAACATCGCTGTCCGTTCAACTCTTTACCGTACCGACTCTGGCGCATCATCTTATAGCACATCACGATGTTCTCTTTATTCTACTCAATACCTTCATTTCGGAGAGTTCAAGAAAGTGTAATTCTGCAGGGAAACTTGAATTCGAGAGAAACACACCGAACACGTCGTTTAAGAGAGCCCAGTATATATTATACGATCTTAGATATTTGTTGACTTCGAAGCCTGACACGTGGACGGACGAGCTCAGACGTGGTTTTCTCCAGGGTATATCACTTCTCCTCACCTTCCTGTGCAGTATGCAATGGATGGACGCTGTTTTGCGTCAGGTTGGACAGCACATGGAATACGAGCCGGAGTGGGAGAGCGCTTTCAATCTTCACATAAAGTTATCACCCGTTATAAGTCTTGCACTCGAATGGTGTGGTTCTGACAGGATAGCGCTGATAAAAGCTTTCCGTTTGGTACTTCGTAAGCTCTCGGAACAACTTGGCAACGATCCGGGTCCAGGACAACTGCGCGAGATCGCTGATCATTCGGCGACTTGTTTGCAGTACGACGTTGCCTCGGAACCGGTCTCGATTCATCTGCCTTTATCCAGATTTCTCGCTGggctttttctttatctcGAAAAGCACGATCTACATTTTCAGAGCAACGAGTTAACGATCCGCAATCGACCGACTCCCGAGCAAATAATTGAGCCCGTGCTTCGAGCACAGGCCATGATATCTCAAGTGCACGCCGGCATGTGGCGAAGGAATGGTTACAGCCTGCTCAATCAACTCTACTTTTATCACAATGTCAGATGCCGAACCGAGATGCTCGATCGTGACATTATTCTCCTACAAGTCGGAGCTTCCTTGATCGAGAGTAACGAATTTCTTATTCACGTGCtcaataaattcaatctcATAAATTGGGCCGATCCGGAATTCGAGACGAATTCACTGAAGAATCCGGAGGAAGATAGCACGAGGCAAACGATCAATCTCGTTGAGGAATTTCTCGGTTTGTTGATTACGATTATCGGGGAGAGACACGTTCCTGGTATCGGACAAGTGAGTGCCGACGATCGACTGAAGAAAGAGATTATACAACAATTGTGCATAAAACCTCTGTCTCACTCGGAACTTAACAAAACATTGCCCGACGGCATTCATCATGAAACTGGTCTCGAACGGGTGATCGACGACGTAGCTGAATTCAAAAAACCTTCGCAAACATCAGCCGGAAAGGGCGTTTACGAGCTCAAACCTCATTTGTTTGCAGAGTACAACGTATTCTTTTATCACTACACGAAGGAAGAGCTGAGCCGTTCGGAGGAGGCGCAGAGAACGCGTCGCAAGACGATGGGCGAGCTGGAGTGTTGTCCACCACCGAAATTACCGAAACTCACCGAGTCCTTCAGTTTTGTCGCAAACTTACTTCAGTGCGACGTTATGCTTCATATTATGCAAACCGTACTCGAGCGAGCCCTCAATCTACGAGCTCGAACATTCTCCGAGCCACAGGTACACAAAATTCTTCATCTCATCGGTTACGCGTTGCAGGAGGAGGAATCCGGCAATTATCCGTTCTTCATATTCACGGAGCGAGCACAGAAgtggaaaatttataaattgctCGAGGATCTTTCAACGAGTCCACGAATAGATGCGCACAAAGATCTGTTGACTTGGATCCTTGGTAAATATCGTCAAGTCGCAGGTTCCTCGGTGTCCGGGAGCGAGTCGTCGGAGACGACGGCCGAAACGGCGACAGCGGCGTCTTCGTCGTCCCCGCAATCCGAGCCAAGGGGCGACGCTGATCTCGCTAAAACGAGCAAAGAGTGGCGAACGAAAATGGCAGCGCAGAAGAGAGCCAAAGTGATGGCACAAATGGCAGCGATGCAGAAACActttatgagaaaaaatgccACCCTCTTCCAAGAAATATCTCTTGACCTCGGCAAAAACAACGATCGAGGCTCGTGGATGGATCTCACGGAATGCACCGAGGAAACTCCGGCACCCGTTGGTCTGAGGCAAACGGCAAGAGTGCTAGAGGAAAAAACTCACACGTGCATACTCTGCCAGGAGGATCAGGCTGTCACCGTGTCGGGTAAAGCGATGGTACTCGCTGCATTCGTTCAACAATCAACGGTACTTTGTCAAACTCGAATGAACACCGAAGAACCGAATCCTCTTTATCTCTCCTCAAAACTTGGCGCTTCGCCTCACACGAGTACCTGCGGTCACGTAATGCATGCGGATTGTTGGCAAAAATATTCCGACAACGTTCTCGTAAGGGAGACGCGACGACCCTACAGGCTGCGTCAACTTGCGAGCTTCGACGTCGAGGAGTTCGAATATCTTTGTCCATTGTGCGAGTGTCTCAGCAATACGGTTCTTCCACTGTTACCAGCACTTGGAACTATAAGACCGACCGAGACGGATGAAGCCGACATGGATTTCGAGACGTGGCTCAAGGCGATGAGAATAATCTTGGAATATTCCACAACGGCctcgaaaaacgatgaaatcgATGAATCCCAATGCAGCCACGACGAGAGTAAATGTCGTTATTgcgatgaaatgaaatccCAGAGTTTAGAGCTTACGGATGAAGGCACCTCGGAAGATAtcggggagagaaaaaaaattatttgcccGATAAAAGTGGTGTGTGCTCACATGTCGGAAGCAACGGGTCGAGCCCTCGAATCGATGTACAAAAGCCACGATCCTGGACTGTCCGAGCAACTCATCACGATGATTCATCTTTTCGCCAAAGCACCCTATATCAAGGGCCGTGGCATAGCCAATCGAATATCACGCGACGAGGATCCCAGAGTTCCTCTCTTAGCTTGGAAATCTACGGCTTACACGGTGCACGCTATTGAATTCATGCTCCGCGACACGGAGAAACCACTCTTCGGAGCTCTCTCGTCGAGACAGAGAGACAGTCTCGAGTGTCTGGCCCGAATATCGGCGGTTCTTGGTTCAACATGGCCCAGCAATAATCAGGGTTTTGTTTCTGCTCGTGGTACAGATGCGATTAATCTTTTGTCTATGATACTCTCTAAATCTAGTAACGAATGTTTCCTCGACTGGGATCCGTTTGGAATATTAATACCTCTGATGATGAGTCTACCGAATTTATTGAATACGAGCCAGACCGAACCAGCTTCCGTAGTGACCGGTGGCTCCCGAGAGGCCCACGTACTCAAACTTGTATTCATCATGATGATCGCTAAAATTTTAGCTACCAGTGATTTCGCAGTTTGCGAAGCTATGGACGTCGATATGCCGGAAGAGAGCGAAGAGACGACGACGAGCTCATCGTCTCAAGGGTGCGAGGCGATTGTCAGCTTGATGGACGTCATGGGACTGAAGACCGGGGGTCTTAccttttctcaaatttggcaGATTGTTAAGGAAGCAGCTTTACCCTTTTTACGATGTTGTGCTTTGTATTTTCATTACGTCACCGATGTTCCAGCACCTGCCGTATTGACCGACAAAGGGGGCGACACGTACGAGAATATCTGCGCTTACCTCGGACTACCAGCCAGTTGCAACGAACTTTTAGACTCCGATACTGTGCGTGAGCTCGCCAAAGGATGGATGGAACATCCAAACTCAAGATCGACGACAGCCGTCAAGGAGCCGTTGAGGGTCAACAGACTGGTCCCCTTACCGGACGATTACAGCGAACTGATAAATACCGTATCGCTGTTCACGTGTCCGAACAGCGATCGAGAGGACTCGAGAAATCCGACGATGTGTCTCGTTTGCGGGGAGATGCTTTGTTCCCAGAGTTATTGCTGTCAGACGGAGCTGAACAAGACAATGGTCGGCGCTTGTACCTATCACGCTAGCAAATGCGGCACCGGCGTTGGAGTTTTCCTCCGAGTACGAGAATGCGAAATACTCTTTCTTCGTAGTCCAAACAGAGGAGCTTTCGTCTGTCCGCCTTATCTCGACGAATACGGTGAAACCGATCAGGGACTTAGGCGAGGAAATCCTCTCAAATTGTGCACCGAAAAGTACAAGCAGCTCAATCAAAAGTGGCTTGGACACGGGCTCCACGAAGCAATTGCGCGCGCCATCGAAGCATCGAGTAATCACATGTCCACGCAATGGCAACATCTATAG